From Orcinus orca chromosome 3, mOrcOrc1.1, whole genome shotgun sequence, a single genomic window includes:
- the BRD9 gene encoding bromodomain-containing protein 9 isoform X6 codes for MGKKHKKHKAEWRSSYEDYADKPLEKPLKLVLKVGGSEVTELSGSGHDSSYYDDRSDHERERHKEKKKKKKKKSEKEKHLDDEERRKRKEEKKRKREKEHCDTEGEADDFDPGKKVEVEPPPDRPVRACRTQPAENESTPIQQLLEHFLRQLQRKDPHGFFAFPVTDAIAPGYSMIIKHPMDFGTMRDKIVANEYKSVTEFKADFKLMCDNAMTYNRPDTVYYKLAKKILHAGFKMMSKAALLGNEDTAVEEPVPEVVPVQVETAKKSKRPSREVISCMFEPEGNACSLTDSTAEEHVLALVEHAADEARDRINRLVPGGKMGYLKKNGDGSLLYSVVNTAEPDADEEETHPVDLSALSSKLLPGFTALGFREERRSRVTFLSGASTALSTHNNSVFGDLKCDEVELLYSAYGDETGVQCALSLQEFVKDAGSYSKKLVDDLLDQITGGDHSRMLFQLRQRRSIPTKPLDEVKAGDPLGDGGPALDFMAMKSYSDVSLDISVLGCLGKVKKELDHDDGHLSLDETTKLLQDLQEAQAERGGSRPSSNLSSLSNASDRDQRHLGSPSRLSAGEQPEGTHDPYEFLQSPEPAASTKS; via the exons ATGGGCAAGAAGCACAAGAAGCATAAGGCCGAGTGGCGCTCGTCGTACGAGG ACTATGCAGACAAGCCTTTGGAGAAGCCCCTGAAGCTGGTGCTCAAGGTTGGAGGAAGTGAAGTGACAGAGCTCTCAGGGTCCGGCCACGACTCCAGTTACTACGATGACAGGTCAGACCACGAGCGAGAGAGGCacaaggagaagaagaagaagaaaaagaaaaagtcggAGAAGGAGAAGCACCTTGACgatgaagaaagaaggaagcgAAAG GAAGAGAAGAAGCGGAAGCGGGAAAAGGAACACTGTGACACAGAGGGAGAGGCGGACGACTTTGATCCGGGGAAGAAGGTGGAGGTGGAGCCGCCCCCCGACCGGCCTGTCCGAGCGTGCCGGACACAGCCAG CTGAAAATGAGAGCACGCCTATTCAGCAACTACTAGAGCATTTCCTCCGCCAGCTCCAGAG AAAAGATCCTCAtggattttttgcttttcctgtcACGGATGCAATTGCTCCTGGATACTCAATGATAATAAAACACCCGATGGATTTTGGCACAATGAGAGACAAAATTGTAGCTAATGAATACAAGTCAGTCACGGAATTTAAG gcaGATTTCAAACTGATGTGTGATAATGCAATGACGTACAACAGACCGGACACCGTGTACTACAAGTTAGCTAAGAAGATCCTCCACGCGGGCTTTAAGATGATGAGCAAA GCAGCTCTTTTGGGCAACGAAGATACAGCCGTCGAGGAGCCTGTTCCTGAAGTTGTGCCCGTACAAGTAGAAACTGCTAAGAAATCCAAAAGGCCGAGTAGAGAAGTCATCAG CTGCATGTTCGAGCCGGAAGGAAACGCCTGCAGCCTGACCGACAGCACCGCGGAGGAGCACGTCCTGGCCTTGGTGGAGCACGCGGCCGACGAGGCCCGGGACAGGATCAACCGGCTGGTCCCCGGTGGCAAG ATGGGCTACCTGAAGAAGAACGGGGACGGGAGCCTGCTCTACAGCGTGGTCAACACGGCCGAGCCGGACGCAGACG AGGAGGAGACGCACCCGGTGGACCTGAGCGCGCTGTCCAGCAAGCTGCTGCCCGGCTTCACCGCGCTGGGCTTCAGGGAGGAGCGGAGGAGCAGAG tCACCTTCCTGTCCGGTGCCAGCACTGCCCTGTCCACGCACAACAACTCAGTGTTCGGCGACTTGAAGTGCGACGAGGTGGAGCTGCTGTACTCGGCCTACGGAGACGAGACGGGTGTGCAGTGCGCGCTGAG CCTGCAGGAGTTTGTGAAGGATGCCGGGAGCTACAGCAAGAAGCTGGTGGATGACCTCCTGGACCAGATCACGGGCGGGGACCACTCACGGATGCTCTTCCAGCTGAGGCAG AGGAGAAGCATTCCGACGAAGCCTCTGGATGAAGTAAAG GCGGGGGACCCTCTCGGGGATGGTGGCCCCGCCCTGGACTTCATGGCCATGAAGTCCTACTCGGACGTCTCTCTGGACATCTCCGTGCTCGGCTGTCTGG GGAAAGTGAAGAAGGAGCTGGACCACGACGACGGCCACCTGAGCCTGGACGAGACCACGAAGCTCCTTCAGGACCTGCAGGAGGCGCAGGCAGAGCGTGGGGGCTCCCGGCCGTCCTCCAACCTCAGCTCCCTGTCCAACGCCTCTGACAGGGACCAGCGCCACCTGG
- the BRD9 gene encoding bromodomain-containing protein 9 isoform X2: protein MGKKHKKHKAEWRSSYEDYADKPLEKPLKLVLKVGGSEVTELSGSGHDSSYYDDRSDHERERHKEKKKKKKKKSEKEKHLDDEERRKRKEEKKRKREKEHCDTEGEADDFDPGKKVEVEPPPDRPVRACRTQPAENESTPIQQLLEHFLRQLQRKDPHGFFAFPVTDAIAPGYSMIIKHPMDFGTMRDKIVANEYKSVTEFKADFKLMCDNAMTYNRPDTVYYKLAKKILHAGFKMMSKQAALLGNEDTAVEEPVPEVVPVQVETAKKSKRPSREVISCMFEPEGNACSLTDSTAEEHVLALVEHAADEARDRINRLVPGGKMGYLKKNGDGSLLYSVVNTAEPDADEEETHPVDLSALSSKLLPGFTALGFREERRSRVTFLSGASTALSTHNNSVFGDLKCDEVELLYSAYGDETGVQCALSLQEFVKDAGSYSKKLVDDLLDQITGGDHSRMLFQLRQRRSIPTKPLDEVKAGDPLGDGGPALDFMAMKSYSDVSLDISVLGCLGRLCRAPPGGQGGSALPIGRTMKTPILRTCQVTPDGARLGNRLLGSRPQLVHPCAPHRRPRVPTGLAPSGEMPLCSPRLSCADEALPAPRGQWFSWCVSSPPPSDLLDVLCVPSVVSPRAVPPGDLWQPLETSLASHLGPGASGLK, encoded by the exons ATGGGCAAGAAGCACAAGAAGCATAAGGCCGAGTGGCGCTCGTCGTACGAGG ACTATGCAGACAAGCCTTTGGAGAAGCCCCTGAAGCTGGTGCTCAAGGTTGGAGGAAGTGAAGTGACAGAGCTCTCAGGGTCCGGCCACGACTCCAGTTACTACGATGACAGGTCAGACCACGAGCGAGAGAGGCacaaggagaagaagaagaagaaaaagaaaaagtcggAGAAGGAGAAGCACCTTGACgatgaagaaagaaggaagcgAAAG GAAGAGAAGAAGCGGAAGCGGGAAAAGGAACACTGTGACACAGAGGGAGAGGCGGACGACTTTGATCCGGGGAAGAAGGTGGAGGTGGAGCCGCCCCCCGACCGGCCTGTCCGAGCGTGCCGGACACAGCCAG CTGAAAATGAGAGCACGCCTATTCAGCAACTACTAGAGCATTTCCTCCGCCAGCTCCAGAG AAAAGATCCTCAtggattttttgcttttcctgtcACGGATGCAATTGCTCCTGGATACTCAATGATAATAAAACACCCGATGGATTTTGGCACAATGAGAGACAAAATTGTAGCTAATGAATACAAGTCAGTCACGGAATTTAAG gcaGATTTCAAACTGATGTGTGATAATGCAATGACGTACAACAGACCGGACACCGTGTACTACAAGTTAGCTAAGAAGATCCTCCACGCGGGCTTTAAGATGATGAGCAAA CAGGCAGCTCTTTTGGGCAACGAAGATACAGCCGTCGAGGAGCCTGTTCCTGAAGTTGTGCCCGTACAAGTAGAAACTGCTAAGAAATCCAAAAGGCCGAGTAGAGAAGTCATCAG CTGCATGTTCGAGCCGGAAGGAAACGCCTGCAGCCTGACCGACAGCACCGCGGAGGAGCACGTCCTGGCCTTGGTGGAGCACGCGGCCGACGAGGCCCGGGACAGGATCAACCGGCTGGTCCCCGGTGGCAAG ATGGGCTACCTGAAGAAGAACGGGGACGGGAGCCTGCTCTACAGCGTGGTCAACACGGCCGAGCCGGACGCAGACG AGGAGGAGACGCACCCGGTGGACCTGAGCGCGCTGTCCAGCAAGCTGCTGCCCGGCTTCACCGCGCTGGGCTTCAGGGAGGAGCGGAGGAGCAGAG tCACCTTCCTGTCCGGTGCCAGCACTGCCCTGTCCACGCACAACAACTCAGTGTTCGGCGACTTGAAGTGCGACGAGGTGGAGCTGCTGTACTCGGCCTACGGAGACGAGACGGGTGTGCAGTGCGCGCTGAG CCTGCAGGAGTTTGTGAAGGATGCCGGGAGCTACAGCAAGAAGCTGGTGGATGACCTCCTGGACCAGATCACGGGCGGGGACCACTCACGGATGCTCTTCCAGCTGAGGCAG AGGAGAAGCATTCCGACGAAGCCTCTGGATGAAGTAAAG GCGGGGGACCCTCTCGGGGATGGTGGCCCCGCCCTGGACTTCATGGCCATGAAGTCCTACTCGGACGTCTCTCTGGACATCTCCGTGCTCGGCTGTCTGGGTAGGTTGTGCCGGGCACCTCCCGGGGGGCAGGGTGGCTCGGCCCTGCCCATTGGCCGCACGATGAAGACCCCCATCCTCAGGACCTGCCAGGTGACTCCAGATGGGGCCCG CCTTGGGAATCGTCTGCTGGGGTCCCGCCCCCAGTTAGTGCATCCGTGTGCTCCCCACCGTCGTCCACGGGTGCCCACTGGGCTGGCCCCGTCGGGGGAGATGCCTCTGTGCTCCCCTCGGCTCTCGTGTGCCGACgaggccctcccagcccctcgTGGCCAGTGGTTTTCATGGTgcgtctcctcccctcccccttcagaCCTGCTGGACGTACTGTGCGTCCCCTCGGTGGTCTCGCCCAGGGCAGTTCCCCCAGGGGACCTGTGGCAGCCTCTGGAGACGTCTTTGGCCTCACACTTGGGACCTGGTGCTTCTGGCCTCAAGTAG
- the BRD9 gene encoding bromodomain-containing protein 9 isoform X7, which translates to MGKKHKKHKAEWRSSYEDYADKPLEKPLKLVLKVGGSEVTELSGSGHDSSYYDDRSDHERERHKEKKKKKKKKSEKEKHLDDEERRKRKEEKKRKREKEHCDTEGEADDFDPGKKVEVEPPPDRPVRACRTQPAENESTPIQQLLEHFLRQLQRKDPHGFFAFPVTDAIAPGYSMIIKHPMDFGTMRDKIVANEYKSVTEFKADFKLMCDNAMTYNRPDTVYYKLAKKILHAGFKMMSKERLLALKRSMSFMQDMDFSQQAALLGNEDTAVEEPVPEVVPVQVETAKKSKRPSREVISCMFEPEGNACSLTDSTAEEHVLALVEHAADEARDRINRLVPGGKMGYLKKNGDGSLLYSVVNTAEPDADEEETHPVDLSALSSKLLPGFTALGFREERRSRVTFLSGASTALSTHNNSVFGDLKCDEVELLYSAYGDETGVQCALSLQEFVKDAGSYSKKLVDDLLDQITGGDHSRMLFQLRQRRSIPTKPLDEVKAGDPLGDGGPALDFMAMKSYSDVSLDISVLGCLGSPSRLSAGEQPEGTHDPYEFLQSPEPAASTKS; encoded by the exons ATGGGCAAGAAGCACAAGAAGCATAAGGCCGAGTGGCGCTCGTCGTACGAGG ACTATGCAGACAAGCCTTTGGAGAAGCCCCTGAAGCTGGTGCTCAAGGTTGGAGGAAGTGAAGTGACAGAGCTCTCAGGGTCCGGCCACGACTCCAGTTACTACGATGACAGGTCAGACCACGAGCGAGAGAGGCacaaggagaagaagaagaagaaaaagaaaaagtcggAGAAGGAGAAGCACCTTGACgatgaagaaagaaggaagcgAAAG GAAGAGAAGAAGCGGAAGCGGGAAAAGGAACACTGTGACACAGAGGGAGAGGCGGACGACTTTGATCCGGGGAAGAAGGTGGAGGTGGAGCCGCCCCCCGACCGGCCTGTCCGAGCGTGCCGGACACAGCCAG CTGAAAATGAGAGCACGCCTATTCAGCAACTACTAGAGCATTTCCTCCGCCAGCTCCAGAG AAAAGATCCTCAtggattttttgcttttcctgtcACGGATGCAATTGCTCCTGGATACTCAATGATAATAAAACACCCGATGGATTTTGGCACAATGAGAGACAAAATTGTAGCTAATGAATACAAGTCAGTCACGGAATTTAAG gcaGATTTCAAACTGATGTGTGATAATGCAATGACGTACAACAGACCGGACACCGTGTACTACAAGTTAGCTAAGAAGATCCTCCACGCGGGCTTTAAGATGATGAGCAAA GAGCGGCTGTTAGCTTTGAAGCGCAGCATGTCGTTTATGCAGGACATGGATTTTTCTCAGCAGGCAGCTCTTTTGGGCAACGAAGATACAGCCGTCGAGGAGCCTGTTCCTGAAGTTGTGCCCGTACAAGTAGAAACTGCTAAGAAATCCAAAAGGCCGAGTAGAGAAGTCATCAG CTGCATGTTCGAGCCGGAAGGAAACGCCTGCAGCCTGACCGACAGCACCGCGGAGGAGCACGTCCTGGCCTTGGTGGAGCACGCGGCCGACGAGGCCCGGGACAGGATCAACCGGCTGGTCCCCGGTGGCAAG ATGGGCTACCTGAAGAAGAACGGGGACGGGAGCCTGCTCTACAGCGTGGTCAACACGGCCGAGCCGGACGCAGACG AGGAGGAGACGCACCCGGTGGACCTGAGCGCGCTGTCCAGCAAGCTGCTGCCCGGCTTCACCGCGCTGGGCTTCAGGGAGGAGCGGAGGAGCAGAG tCACCTTCCTGTCCGGTGCCAGCACTGCCCTGTCCACGCACAACAACTCAGTGTTCGGCGACTTGAAGTGCGACGAGGTGGAGCTGCTGTACTCGGCCTACGGAGACGAGACGGGTGTGCAGTGCGCGCTGAG CCTGCAGGAGTTTGTGAAGGATGCCGGGAGCTACAGCAAGAAGCTGGTGGATGACCTCCTGGACCAGATCACGGGCGGGGACCACTCACGGATGCTCTTCCAGCTGAGGCAG AGGAGAAGCATTCCGACGAAGCCTCTGGATGAAGTAAAG GCGGGGGACCCTCTCGGGGATGGTGGCCCCGCCCTGGACTTCATGGCCATGAAGTCCTACTCGGACGTCTCTCTGGACATCTCCGTGCTCGGCTGTCTGG
- the BRD9 gene encoding bromodomain-containing protein 9 isoform X5 has protein sequence MGKKHKKHKAEWRSSYEDYADKPLEKPLKLVLKVGGSEVTELSGSGHDSSYYDDRSDHERERHKEKKKKKKKKSEKEKHLDDEERRKRKEEKKRKREKEHCDTEGEADDFDPGKKVEVEPPPDRPVRACRTQPAENESTPIQQLLEHFLRQLQRKDPHGFFAFPVTDAIAPGYSMIIKHPMDFGTMRDKIVANEYKSVTEFKADFKLMCDNAMTYNRPDTVYYKLAKKILHAGFKMMSKQAALLGNEDTAVEEPVPEVVPVQVETAKKSKRPSREVISCMFEPEGNACSLTDSTAEEHVLALVEHAADEARDRINRLVPGGKMGYLKKNGDGSLLYSVVNTAEPDADEEETHPVDLSALSSKLLPGFTALGFREERRSRVTFLSGASTALSTHNNSVFGDLKCDEVELLYSAYGDETGVQCALSLQEFVKDAGSYSKKLVDDLLDQITGGDHSRMLFQLRQRRSIPTKPLDEVKAGDPLGDGGPALDFMAMKSYSDVSLDISVLGCLGKVKKELDHDDGHLSLDETTKLLQDLQEAQAERGGSRPSSNLSSLSNASDRDQRHLGSPSRLSAGEQPEGTHDPYEFLQSPEPAASTKS, from the exons ATGGGCAAGAAGCACAAGAAGCATAAGGCCGAGTGGCGCTCGTCGTACGAGG ACTATGCAGACAAGCCTTTGGAGAAGCCCCTGAAGCTGGTGCTCAAGGTTGGAGGAAGTGAAGTGACAGAGCTCTCAGGGTCCGGCCACGACTCCAGTTACTACGATGACAGGTCAGACCACGAGCGAGAGAGGCacaaggagaagaagaagaagaaaaagaaaaagtcggAGAAGGAGAAGCACCTTGACgatgaagaaagaaggaagcgAAAG GAAGAGAAGAAGCGGAAGCGGGAAAAGGAACACTGTGACACAGAGGGAGAGGCGGACGACTTTGATCCGGGGAAGAAGGTGGAGGTGGAGCCGCCCCCCGACCGGCCTGTCCGAGCGTGCCGGACACAGCCAG CTGAAAATGAGAGCACGCCTATTCAGCAACTACTAGAGCATTTCCTCCGCCAGCTCCAGAG AAAAGATCCTCAtggattttttgcttttcctgtcACGGATGCAATTGCTCCTGGATACTCAATGATAATAAAACACCCGATGGATTTTGGCACAATGAGAGACAAAATTGTAGCTAATGAATACAAGTCAGTCACGGAATTTAAG gcaGATTTCAAACTGATGTGTGATAATGCAATGACGTACAACAGACCGGACACCGTGTACTACAAGTTAGCTAAGAAGATCCTCCACGCGGGCTTTAAGATGATGAGCAAA CAGGCAGCTCTTTTGGGCAACGAAGATACAGCCGTCGAGGAGCCTGTTCCTGAAGTTGTGCCCGTACAAGTAGAAACTGCTAAGAAATCCAAAAGGCCGAGTAGAGAAGTCATCAG CTGCATGTTCGAGCCGGAAGGAAACGCCTGCAGCCTGACCGACAGCACCGCGGAGGAGCACGTCCTGGCCTTGGTGGAGCACGCGGCCGACGAGGCCCGGGACAGGATCAACCGGCTGGTCCCCGGTGGCAAG ATGGGCTACCTGAAGAAGAACGGGGACGGGAGCCTGCTCTACAGCGTGGTCAACACGGCCGAGCCGGACGCAGACG AGGAGGAGACGCACCCGGTGGACCTGAGCGCGCTGTCCAGCAAGCTGCTGCCCGGCTTCACCGCGCTGGGCTTCAGGGAGGAGCGGAGGAGCAGAG tCACCTTCCTGTCCGGTGCCAGCACTGCCCTGTCCACGCACAACAACTCAGTGTTCGGCGACTTGAAGTGCGACGAGGTGGAGCTGCTGTACTCGGCCTACGGAGACGAGACGGGTGTGCAGTGCGCGCTGAG CCTGCAGGAGTTTGTGAAGGATGCCGGGAGCTACAGCAAGAAGCTGGTGGATGACCTCCTGGACCAGATCACGGGCGGGGACCACTCACGGATGCTCTTCCAGCTGAGGCAG AGGAGAAGCATTCCGACGAAGCCTCTGGATGAAGTAAAG GCGGGGGACCCTCTCGGGGATGGTGGCCCCGCCCTGGACTTCATGGCCATGAAGTCCTACTCGGACGTCTCTCTGGACATCTCCGTGCTCGGCTGTCTGG GGAAAGTGAAGAAGGAGCTGGACCACGACGACGGCCACCTGAGCCTGGACGAGACCACGAAGCTCCTTCAGGACCTGCAGGAGGCGCAGGCAGAGCGTGGGGGCTCCCGGCCGTCCTCCAACCTCAGCTCCCTGTCCAACGCCTCTGACAGGGACCAGCGCCACCTGG
- the BRD9 gene encoding bromodomain-containing protein 9 isoform X4 translates to MGKKHKKHKAEWRSSYEDYADKPLEKPLKLVLKVGGSEVTELSGSGHDSSYYDDRSDHERERHKEKKKKKKKKSEKEKHLDDEERRKRKEEKKRKREKEHCDTEGEADDFDPGKKVEVEPPPDRPVRACRTQPAENESTPIQQLLEHFLRQLQRKDPHGFFAFPVTDAIAPGYSMIIKHPMDFGTMRDKIVANEYKSVTEFKADFKLMCDNAMTYNRPDTVYYKLAKKILHAGFKMMSKERLLALKRSMSFMQDMDFSQQAALLGNEDTAVEEPVPEVVPVQVETAKKSKRPSREVISCMFEPEGNACSLTDSTAEEHVLALVEHAADEARDRINRLVPGGKMGYLKKNGDGSLLYSVVNTAEPDADEEETHPVDLSALSSKLLPGFTALGFREERRSRVTFLSGASTALSTHNNSVFGDLKCDEVELLYSAYGDETGVQCALSLQEFVKDAGSYSKKLVDDLLDQITGGDHSRMLFQLRQRRSIPTKPLDEVKAGDPLGDGGPALDFMAMKSYSDVSLDISVLGCLGKVKKELDHDDGHLSLDETTKLLQDLQEAQAERGGSRPSSNLSSLSNASDRDQRHLGSPSRLSAGEQPEGTHDPYEFLQSPEPAASTKS, encoded by the exons ATGGGCAAGAAGCACAAGAAGCATAAGGCCGAGTGGCGCTCGTCGTACGAGG ACTATGCAGACAAGCCTTTGGAGAAGCCCCTGAAGCTGGTGCTCAAGGTTGGAGGAAGTGAAGTGACAGAGCTCTCAGGGTCCGGCCACGACTCCAGTTACTACGATGACAGGTCAGACCACGAGCGAGAGAGGCacaaggagaagaagaagaagaaaaagaaaaagtcggAGAAGGAGAAGCACCTTGACgatgaagaaagaaggaagcgAAAG GAAGAGAAGAAGCGGAAGCGGGAAAAGGAACACTGTGACACAGAGGGAGAGGCGGACGACTTTGATCCGGGGAAGAAGGTGGAGGTGGAGCCGCCCCCCGACCGGCCTGTCCGAGCGTGCCGGACACAGCCAG CTGAAAATGAGAGCACGCCTATTCAGCAACTACTAGAGCATTTCCTCCGCCAGCTCCAGAG AAAAGATCCTCAtggattttttgcttttcctgtcACGGATGCAATTGCTCCTGGATACTCAATGATAATAAAACACCCGATGGATTTTGGCACAATGAGAGACAAAATTGTAGCTAATGAATACAAGTCAGTCACGGAATTTAAG gcaGATTTCAAACTGATGTGTGATAATGCAATGACGTACAACAGACCGGACACCGTGTACTACAAGTTAGCTAAGAAGATCCTCCACGCGGGCTTTAAGATGATGAGCAAA GAGCGGCTGTTAGCTTTGAAGCGCAGCATGTCGTTTATGCAGGACATGGATTTTTCTCAGCAGGCAGCTCTTTTGGGCAACGAAGATACAGCCGTCGAGGAGCCTGTTCCTGAAGTTGTGCCCGTACAAGTAGAAACTGCTAAGAAATCCAAAAGGCCGAGTAGAGAAGTCATCAG CTGCATGTTCGAGCCGGAAGGAAACGCCTGCAGCCTGACCGACAGCACCGCGGAGGAGCACGTCCTGGCCTTGGTGGAGCACGCGGCCGACGAGGCCCGGGACAGGATCAACCGGCTGGTCCCCGGTGGCAAG ATGGGCTACCTGAAGAAGAACGGGGACGGGAGCCTGCTCTACAGCGTGGTCAACACGGCCGAGCCGGACGCAGACG AGGAGGAGACGCACCCGGTGGACCTGAGCGCGCTGTCCAGCAAGCTGCTGCCCGGCTTCACCGCGCTGGGCTTCAGGGAGGAGCGGAGGAGCAGAG tCACCTTCCTGTCCGGTGCCAGCACTGCCCTGTCCACGCACAACAACTCAGTGTTCGGCGACTTGAAGTGCGACGAGGTGGAGCTGCTGTACTCGGCCTACGGAGACGAGACGGGTGTGCAGTGCGCGCTGAG CCTGCAGGAGTTTGTGAAGGATGCCGGGAGCTACAGCAAGAAGCTGGTGGATGACCTCCTGGACCAGATCACGGGCGGGGACCACTCACGGATGCTCTTCCAGCTGAGGCAG AGGAGAAGCATTCCGACGAAGCCTCTGGATGAAGTAAAG GCGGGGGACCCTCTCGGGGATGGTGGCCCCGCCCTGGACTTCATGGCCATGAAGTCCTACTCGGACGTCTCTCTGGACATCTCCGTGCTCGGCTGTCTGG GGAAAGTGAAGAAGGAGCTGGACCACGACGACGGCCACCTGAGCCTGGACGAGACCACGAAGCTCCTTCAGGACCTGCAGGAGGCGCAGGCAGAGCGTGGGGGCTCCCGGCCGTCCTCCAACCTCAGCTCCCTGTCCAACGCCTCTGACAGGGACCAGCGCCACCTGG
- the BRD9 gene encoding bromodomain-containing protein 9 isoform X1, with the protein MGKKHKKHKAEWRSSYEDYADKPLEKPLKLVLKVGGSEVTELSGSGHDSSYYDDRSDHERERHKEKKKKKKKKSEKEKHLDDEERRKRKEEKKRKREKEHCDTEGEADDFDPGKKVEVEPPPDRPVRACRTQPAENESTPIQQLLEHFLRQLQRKDPHGFFAFPVTDAIAPGYSMIIKHPMDFGTMRDKIVANEYKSVTEFKADFKLMCDNAMTYNRPDTVYYKLAKKILHAGFKMMSKERLLALKRSMSFMQDMDFSQQAALLGNEDTAVEEPVPEVVPVQVETAKKSKRPSREVISCMFEPEGNACSLTDSTAEEHVLALVEHAADEARDRINRLVPGGKMGYLKKNGDGSLLYSVVNTAEPDADEEETHPVDLSALSSKLLPGFTALGFREERRSRVTFLSGASTALSTHNNSVFGDLKCDEVELLYSAYGDETGVQCALSLQEFVKDAGSYSKKLVDDLLDQITGGDHSRMLFQLRQRRSIPTKPLDEVKAGDPLGDGGPALDFMAMKSYSDVSLDISVLGCLGRLCRAPPGGQGGSALPIGRTMKTPILRTCQVTPDGARLGNRLLGSRPQLVHPCAPHRRPRVPTGLAPSGEMPLCSPRLSCADEALPAPRGQWFSWCVSSPPPSDLLDVLCVPSVVSPRAVPPGDLWQPLETSLASHLGPGASGLK; encoded by the exons ATGGGCAAGAAGCACAAGAAGCATAAGGCCGAGTGGCGCTCGTCGTACGAGG ACTATGCAGACAAGCCTTTGGAGAAGCCCCTGAAGCTGGTGCTCAAGGTTGGAGGAAGTGAAGTGACAGAGCTCTCAGGGTCCGGCCACGACTCCAGTTACTACGATGACAGGTCAGACCACGAGCGAGAGAGGCacaaggagaagaagaagaagaaaaagaaaaagtcggAGAAGGAGAAGCACCTTGACgatgaagaaagaaggaagcgAAAG GAAGAGAAGAAGCGGAAGCGGGAAAAGGAACACTGTGACACAGAGGGAGAGGCGGACGACTTTGATCCGGGGAAGAAGGTGGAGGTGGAGCCGCCCCCCGACCGGCCTGTCCGAGCGTGCCGGACACAGCCAG CTGAAAATGAGAGCACGCCTATTCAGCAACTACTAGAGCATTTCCTCCGCCAGCTCCAGAG AAAAGATCCTCAtggattttttgcttttcctgtcACGGATGCAATTGCTCCTGGATACTCAATGATAATAAAACACCCGATGGATTTTGGCACAATGAGAGACAAAATTGTAGCTAATGAATACAAGTCAGTCACGGAATTTAAG gcaGATTTCAAACTGATGTGTGATAATGCAATGACGTACAACAGACCGGACACCGTGTACTACAAGTTAGCTAAGAAGATCCTCCACGCGGGCTTTAAGATGATGAGCAAA GAGCGGCTGTTAGCTTTGAAGCGCAGCATGTCGTTTATGCAGGACATGGATTTTTCTCAGCAGGCAGCTCTTTTGGGCAACGAAGATACAGCCGTCGAGGAGCCTGTTCCTGAAGTTGTGCCCGTACAAGTAGAAACTGCTAAGAAATCCAAAAGGCCGAGTAGAGAAGTCATCAG CTGCATGTTCGAGCCGGAAGGAAACGCCTGCAGCCTGACCGACAGCACCGCGGAGGAGCACGTCCTGGCCTTGGTGGAGCACGCGGCCGACGAGGCCCGGGACAGGATCAACCGGCTGGTCCCCGGTGGCAAG ATGGGCTACCTGAAGAAGAACGGGGACGGGAGCCTGCTCTACAGCGTGGTCAACACGGCCGAGCCGGACGCAGACG AGGAGGAGACGCACCCGGTGGACCTGAGCGCGCTGTCCAGCAAGCTGCTGCCCGGCTTCACCGCGCTGGGCTTCAGGGAGGAGCGGAGGAGCAGAG tCACCTTCCTGTCCGGTGCCAGCACTGCCCTGTCCACGCACAACAACTCAGTGTTCGGCGACTTGAAGTGCGACGAGGTGGAGCTGCTGTACTCGGCCTACGGAGACGAGACGGGTGTGCAGTGCGCGCTGAG CCTGCAGGAGTTTGTGAAGGATGCCGGGAGCTACAGCAAGAAGCTGGTGGATGACCTCCTGGACCAGATCACGGGCGGGGACCACTCACGGATGCTCTTCCAGCTGAGGCAG AGGAGAAGCATTCCGACGAAGCCTCTGGATGAAGTAAAG GCGGGGGACCCTCTCGGGGATGGTGGCCCCGCCCTGGACTTCATGGCCATGAAGTCCTACTCGGACGTCTCTCTGGACATCTCCGTGCTCGGCTGTCTGGGTAGGTTGTGCCGGGCACCTCCCGGGGGGCAGGGTGGCTCGGCCCTGCCCATTGGCCGCACGATGAAGACCCCCATCCTCAGGACCTGCCAGGTGACTCCAGATGGGGCCCG CCTTGGGAATCGTCTGCTGGGGTCCCGCCCCCAGTTAGTGCATCCGTGTGCTCCCCACCGTCGTCCACGGGTGCCCACTGGGCTGGCCCCGTCGGGGGAGATGCCTCTGTGCTCCCCTCGGCTCTCGTGTGCCGACgaggccctcccagcccctcgTGGCCAGTGGTTTTCATGGTgcgtctcctcccctcccccttcagaCCTGCTGGACGTACTGTGCGTCCCCTCGGTGGTCTCGCCCAGGGCAGTTCCCCCAGGGGACCTGTGGCAGCCTCTGGAGACGTCTTTGGCCTCACACTTGGGACCTGGTGCTTCTGGCCTCAAGTAG